The following DNA comes from Rhinolophus sinicus isolate RSC01 linkage group LG06, ASM3656204v1, whole genome shotgun sequence.
CCACTGTATAACAAGATAGTAAAttagtaaagtttatttttattgaatttattccAACAAATCACTGATGGAAGAATGATAGAATGGTAATATCATCATTTTGCAATCCTTAATAAATTTTTAGGGCAAGTACTTTCCTGAACAAAATCAGATTCTGTTagtaagaaagaagaggagatagGTAACTGAATAGGTAACTAGCGCTGTTCTTCACTGTTAGCTTAGATAGAGCATTCAGTGTTCATCACATAGTGATTCTGGTTGGGATGGTTGGGAAAGCACATAATAGGTGATATTATTAGGAAATAtatgttgagtaaatgaatgaatcgGCTTTCAAAACCTACAGTAGGTAACACTTCTCTTGAATTTGAATCACCTCAGACAGGTTTGTCAAGCACTGTTGCTATGGCATTGTGATTTTTGAAGTGAATTTCCCTTGAGTTTTGTCACTTCAAATTTTAATGTCTCTTAAACTCATTTGCATCCTCTTATAGTTTCTTTTTGACAAAACTTTGGGGAAATGTTTATATACTGAATGAGCTTTTTACCAATTATGATCACGCTTAAAGATTCATTTTCTGTCATGGTTCTGTTCTTTACACGGTTTTAAGGACACACCTATGTAATCTAGGGGGAACTAGACTAGTAATTGTTGTCAtgtttttctctgaaaacaaCTGAGCCAAATGTAAAAGATACCAAGGATTTAAGATGTTTCGATTAAGAGGACTATGAGTTAGTGAAGAATAATTGTTGAGGTCACTTAGTCcagttgctttttatttataggtgaagaaatgaggttcagagagtttGTGACAAATCCAAAGATACACCACTAGCTGAAATAGGATTAGTGAACCTAGGAGTCTTGAATCGAATGttattcctcattttattttgacAGGTTGTTATTCAAATCAAAATCAGTTCAAACAATTGAAGAGAACTTTATCATTCACCACcctcaaataaaaacataggtgtaatttttttattggataaatttgacatgtaacattgtataaatttgaAGTGTACATCATGTTACtttgacacatttatatattgtaatatggtTGCCATTATGCTATTTATCACATTACATCCTTATATAGTACAGTATTGTTATAGTGTCATTTTACCTTGGGTCAGAGTTACAGTGAGAGCCTGAGTTGCTTTCTGAACCAAAATATATAGAACTACTAAATTGTGTTCAGTAAACTCTTAATATTAGGTTGGAATTATTTTTAGATTGTAATATAGATTACAATTATTAACAAAGATGTTCACTTAATTAGATTAGCTGATCTGCTATCCAATCTCAACAAATAGGAATTTACTAAACCTACTTTATCAgtgggaaagggaaaacaaacaaattagataattactgtgatgtctttaattttcttagcAGCATGTATAAATTAAATCACTAAAAATGTAAAGAGGGAGGAGTAATACGTATACTGTAACCTCAGGTTCTGAGTGGTTCTCAGTGgttcttgaattttttatttgcatCATGGTTCAACTTATAAAATTgatgatttataataaaaatattcactctTTAAAGAAATAGTGAATTCTCATTGTAAAAAACATGTCCTATTTCATCTCACTTCTATCCTTTCCATTTTATCCCCATGAAATACATTATAACTCTGGTTTATGGACTTGACAAGAATCTGTTCAAAATTTTTTGTAAAACTTTCTGTCTTGGTAAAACTTCGTTTAtaattgaagtttttttttttagttggaaGGATAGGGTGAGGTGATGGAACATGTAAGTAAAATCAGTATTTAAATGAATTCTGAAAACACTCTgctcagattctttttttctttttttaaaatttttattagggatattagggaacagtgtgtttttgcaggacccgtcagctccaagtcaagtggttgttttcagtctagttgtggaggacgcagctcactggcccatgtgggaattgaaccagcgaccttggtgttatgagcactgcgctctaaccaactgagccaactagCTGCCCCTGCTCAGATTCTCTGAGCACAAGCATATGTGCAATCTTGTAATCCCATTTACAGATTATGCCATTTACTAAATATGgcttttgttatatttaaatttgcACTATTAGGTACTGCATAAAAGTTGATAATATATAGCCAATAATGTAAAAAGAAGAATTGACAGGTAAACCTAatagtttctttgtaaaatatgaaCTCCTGAAATGTTAGTAATAGCATTTGATAAAGTAAATTGTAATATAACCCCATTGGGGAGTGTTATATAATTAAGTCGCAATTTTTGTAAAAAGCATGTAATATCATAAGAGAATACTCatgtttcaatgaaaaaaatgggcaCTATGATCccaattttatcaaaaatatacaagacTAGAAGGAAGTaacctaaaatattaataatcattACTTGTGGAGATTGGTGTTAtgggcattttttttctgtttttcattttctgtacagAATTGTGTTACTTTTATACTTCGAATaatcataaaacattttctctctgccGTGCTCATGTTAGCTCAACGAAATGAAGTGCTTGATGACTTGCAAAGAAGGACAgttgtcagtttttaaaacaaatacggCCTTTTGCAGATGGTTTGTATagtatttttagtttcatattttggagcttgaataaaatatttgagctgtataaatatttgcattccaTTAAGAATACTGAGGCCAAAAGTATAAAGGAGAAATTTGAGTCTTTTTAAATACTAGCTTTTTAATATCTAGAGGTTATCCTTCAGAGTTTGGTAATTTTCTTCActgtcagattttattttttattgttaaatgtcCAGTAACAAGTCACCTCCTTTAAGAGAGACTCTTCAGatggaaatatatatgttaagtcttttatattttataatcttgaGTGCTTAGATTAATATaagctttttctgatttttttttagaggaacagaaggaaaatgaaaagaggaaaaatgaagaacAGCCAATAGATTCTGAAAACCATTCCATACCCAATGCTCTAGAAGAAAGTAccgtgaaaagagaaaaagaagatgaaaaggaaCTTGTGAAACTGCCAGTCATAGTAAAGCTAGAAAAACCTTTGCCAGAAAGTGAGGAGAAAAAGAGTATCAAAGAAGAAAGTGACTCCTTCAAGGAAAATGTCAAACCCGTTAAAGTCGAAGTGAAGGAATGTAGAGCAGACCCTAAAGATATCAAAGGTAGCATGGAGAAGCTCGAGCCTGAGAGGCTCGAGTTTGGTGGCAATGTTAAATCTCAAGAAATTACTGAGAAGTCTactgaagaaactgagaaacttAAAAATGACCAGCAAGCCAAGATACCACTGAAAAAACGAGAAATTAAACTGAGTGATGATTTTGACAGTCCAATGAAAGGACCTTTGTGTAAATCAGTTACTCCAACAAAAGAgtttttgaaagatgaaataaaacaagaggAAGAGACTTGTAAAAGGATCTCTACAATCACTACTTTGGGTCATGAAGGGAAACAGCTGGTCAATGGAGAAGTTAGTGATGAAAAGGTAACTTCAAATTTTAAGACAGAACAAATGGAGACAAAGTTTTATGATACAAAGGAAGATAACTATAGCCCCGCTAAGGACAAAAGTGTCATCGTGGAGGGAAATGGAGCAGAGTCCTTAAATTCTGTTATAACAAGTACGAAAATAggtgatcttgagaaagaagtGGTCCCATTAGGGAAAGATGCAGAAAGTTCAATATCCGACATGGAGACCCAGAGTCAAAAAGGTCAGACAAAGGAAACTGATCCTCCAGAAATGGAAACCTCTCTCGAGACGTCTGAGATGGCAAAGGATCTCTCTTTAAAAACTGCTTTATCTACCACTGAATCATATACCGTGAAAGGTGAAGAGAAGTCTTCTAAAAGTAAGGATAAGCGCCCACCAGTCCTAGAATGTCTTGAAAAGTTCGAGAAGTCCAAAAAGACTTTTCTTGATAAGGACACGCAAAGATTGAGTCCAATACCAGAGGAGGTTCCGAAGAATACTCTAGAATCAGTAAAGCTAGGCTCTCCTGAGGCAGCTGAAACTTCTTCACCATCTCACATGGCTGGCCACTGTGAGAAACTAGCCTCAGAAAAAGAAGTGGTTGAGTGTCAGAGCACAAGTACCGTTGAAGGTCAGTCCCTAGAAAAAACAGACCCAGAAATTCTAAGAGAGGATTCTGAATCCTCGAAAATAGAAATGGATAACCTGGACAATGTCCAGACCTCTGGCGCGGAGGATCCTTCTGAGACAAAGGGTTCTAtgcaaaaaagtaaatttaaatataagttgATTCCTGATGAGGAAACCACTGCCTCAGAAAACACAGAGATAACTTCTGAAAGGCAAAAAGAGGGCATCAAATTAACAATTAGGATATCCAGTCGGAAAAAGAAACCAGATTCTCCTCCCAAAATTCTAGAACCAGAAACCAAGCAAGAGAAgtcagaaaaggaagaagagaaaacaaatgtgggTCGTACTTTAAGGAGGTCTCCAAGAATATCGAGACCCACAGCGAAAGTGGCTGAGATCAGAGATCAGAAAGCTGATAAAaaaagaggggaaggagaagatgAAATGGAAGAAGAGTCAGCAGCTTtgcaaaaaacagacaaaaaggaaaatttgaaaaaaatggagaaggatACAAATTCTAAAGTAAGCAAGGTAAAATTTCTCTTAATCTGAGTTTTAATTTTCACTAGCAATATTTGGCTCTAAATGTTTGTAGCTTTTTTACTTTTGGCTAAAACAAGTCATTCAGAGGTATCTTTCTTCCTATATCTGAGGTGTCTTTTTCTCAGTGTTTATccctagatattttatttcatattctatAATCTTGTcatcttttaaactttttctcttaTAGGCAATATATTCTCTTTGTAAACTATTCAAATAATACCCAACCTatagaattgaaaaatgaaaattccccATACACACTATTAACAGCTTGGTGTCCATctcttttcagtcatttttccaTACATTCATGTGTATGTTTGTAAATAgccattcacttaaaaaataaattgaatcgaatatgttcatatttctatgagtttttcacttaacagtgtGTCTCTGAACTCTTTCCATGTCAATAGATATAGTCTACCTTTTCGTTATTAATAGCCATATAGAATTCCATAGTTTGGATGTACCTCAGTTTATTTGACTACTCCCTTATTGattgacatttaggttgtttccaatttttcactattacagGAAATGCTGCATTGAAGATCATTTTGGACATGAGTGAGTATTTCTTTAGAATAGACTCCTAGaattggaattactgggtcaaggGGCATGTGTATTTTAAGTTTGGGTAGCTATTGACACATTGCCCTCCAAAAAAGGCCCTACCCTCTCATTACATGTATGAGAGTGCCTATTTTCCCCAAGTTTAAACATTAGTCTAAGAAGCCAAAATTCTTTTTCAGTAACTCTCTTATTTTAAGCAAAATCTGGTATAAGTTTAACTAGTCTATGGGAGTTTGTTAAAAGtgctacttttgtttttaatttagttaaGTGATCAtattgttcttcattttaaatgatccTTTGTTCCCtgaaatactgaatttttaattctttacttttaaaaagtttccccTTCTGTTAGAATTATTTTGGTCTTTGATGGGGACTTATACCAtaggaattaattaaaatataaaaccaggCAATAAAAAGTAGTTTAGAACAttataaacttattttatgaataatatattttgtaagttTGTCAGGATTTTTATATGCAGTTCTGacccattaaaattttttaaattcatttctaatatgggaatttaaaattttgtataacAAAATGTGAGAATATAGTCAGTACTCGATTACAGAGCCTTTGAAATGTGCATGGCCTTTGACCCAGAATCCTCTTCAAGGAATTTATCCTAATCACAGAGGTGTGTGTAAAAGTTTATATTTACAAGGATACAATTGTTTACGAAAGTGAAAAAATGGGAAACTACCTAAATGTCTGTCTAGTAGGGGATTAGATAAATACAACTACGTGATGGCATATTATATAGTCATTTACAGTAATGTTAGGAAAAATTTTATGACTAGGGAAACTATTTATAAGACAAAATGTTCATTATAATCCtcccaaaatagaaaaaataatggaaataaataccaaaattaaaTGGTAGGTTTATCTGTTGGAAAAGCtacaataattttccttttcttctttatatagtGACTAAATATTCTACCATGGACATGTAattagaagtttttctttttacattgttATTATACCAAATtatcccaatttttaattttgtactaGGTAAAAACCAAAGGCAAAGTTCGATGGACTGGTTCTCGGACACGTGGCAGGTGGAAATATTCCAGCAATGATGAAAGTGAAGGGTCTGACAGTGAAAAATCATCCGCAGcttcagaagaggaagaagaaaaagaaagtgaagaagccATCCTAGCAGATGATGATGAGCCATGCAAAAAATGTGGCCTTCCAAACCACCCTGAACTGGTACGTACCTGACCTAAAGGAGCAATATTCCTATACTGGCGTGCTGTGGTTGCCCAAAGAAGCCTAATTTTTCTGGGTTTGATCATGATTTGAATGTTATAATGCTGCAGAGCTTGTGTGTGCAAAATAacctttatttctatttctcaaatAACCCAATTAAGGGGAAGTCAGGATCCTGCTTTCATTCTACCTGATTAGGTATTGATATTTTCTTTACTTAAGGGTACATTCCTAATCTCTTCTCACAAATCAATGAATTTATTCCGATATTGCTGTtccattctttgtctttaagtttttcttctttcaatttaaGTTACTTTATAATGATATTTCTGAAGTGCCAGCTTTAAATATGTAAGTCCTGAAGGCCTTATTGCCCTTCTGTAACAACACATAAGTCAAGTAGTTAACCTCGTAGGGCTGTAAACTTTGGGAAATGGGCagttctaaaaaaattaagaggattAATTATAGATCAGATATATTCAGAAGAATAGTGACAGATTTAGTGGGAACTTTCTTCCCCAGGAAGTAAGTTCTTCAAAGGTAGCCTAAATCAGGAAAACCAATTCCTGACCTATATATACTTTTTGCAGTTCATAAGTGCTTTCTAAAGAGCCTATTGAAGAAACACTCTTGTTACGCCCAATTCTATGCaactattctgttcttttgaataGATTTGACTTTAAAGGCAGGCTCCAACTATTAAgtagaaatgtaaagaaagatGCTTCCACATGGGTAGAATTATGTGGATCAGAAAAGTTTTGAGATCCTCTAAAGTTTGGAAAATTCATATGAAGTGGTTCTCCAAGGCTCTTTTTTCCTAGAAAGCAGTATGGTGTGATGGGGAAAGCATGGACCAGACAGACTTGGCAGCAGATCCTGCTTCCACCACTTATCAGGTGCTCTCTTCTCTGTATCTTGATTTCTTcgttgtaaaatgggaataataccaCATACTTCTTGAGggttgtttttaaagttttgtaaaGTTGCCTAGCACAGTTCCTGACATCTGCTGTAGACTGAGTTAACGTTATTTgtatttacttagtttttttgTAATGTTAAACTCATATCTGGAAACCAAATTCATCAGCGAAGTTTATCATATCCAAGAAGTTTTAGCTGATTCACATAAAAGATATAACTTAGAACCAGATAATGACTTTAGCACTGAGATGAGTAGATGCTGAAATTACACTGAGAAGACCCTCCTAGGCAATTTTATGGCTATCAGGCTGTGAAAGTTAGGTCAAGATTCTCGTGTCGAGAAAAGGCATAAGAAGATACAGGAGATAGTGGTCTTCCCTCTAAGTCAAGTGAAAATCAGCACTGTGTTCTTTCCCTGCCGTTTGCTAATATCTTTTTAAACTAAGAGAGTGCATTTTAACTGAAGTGGCAATAGATGTCAATGACAAAGGGGTGTGaggaaataataagtaaaatggGGTGAGCAGAAATGATGTTGAGGCAATGGAGAAAGTGGTACCCTTCTTGGCGCACACACAGGATTTTTAGTTGGTTATCTTAATAACTGCTCTGAAAATCCCATTGCTGGTTACTGTGCCAAAGAGAAATAACATTGGAAAACTGAAGATCCCAAGGTGGATTTCTTATGCCATATATTTAAAGGTAATCCTCAAATCAAAATGTCAAGCAACTGTGATGTGTTAAGTGGCAGGGAAGTGATTCTGAATTAGAAAGACGTGGTCCTCATCCTCACTGAACTTACAGCAGGAAAGCAGTAAATTCAGAAATCAGTATAGAGCTCTGGCATTTTCCAAATGCTTTATAGTCAAAAATAAAAGGAGCATTGCCTGCGGCCTGGAATCTTTCatagcaatatttattttaatggggTTTTTACCTTCATTGCAGAATAGAGACAtcattgttttagaaataaattgatttccaactgtttatttttaattttgttccttgaaatttatgttatgttttatcaTATAAACAATGTGATAAATAAAATCAGGCGCTACATATATGTGCCTGTGGAATCAGTCAGTCAGTCATATAACTGAAGTACTGAATtctggtattggcagaaaatgaTGATTCATTGTACGAAGAAGGGGAAAGGTATTTTGGACTCAAATCACTACCTGTGTGCACATCCtacccttttctttcctcccaccaTGGTACGTGTTAGCAATTcagaaattacatatatatatatacacacacacatatatatatacatatatatatatgtatatatatatgggattgaacaaaataaatgaagtgtaGCTAATAGACAGCTTTCTACTGACAGAAAGAAGTTACAGATAAGCAAGGCCGAAGGCTAGAATGAACCCTGTGGTGCTGGATTAGAGCTGGAGATATTAGCTCTATGCTtatgcttattttaatatagttatatGTGCACATGGGTTgctatacatacatgtatttcctAGCCCTGTCCTCTGAGAGAGCTTAGAAGCTGTGATACCCCTTAGCAGTGAGCACTGAGCACttagatcttggtttctaaatagcATTCTCCATTAAAGGAACCAGGGCTTctgggagaaatggctgattctagacTTGGGCAGGGAAAATATTAAGATGTACCTGGAGTATCCAATAGTGCCAGAAACTAGGgaagtgctttttttaaaaaaaaaaaaaagaatgcaaatgagTTCTAAGGACATAGCCAACCTGAAAGAGCTCCCAGTGTGTCGTGTCCATGGCTAGAACAATTTGAATTTGacaaacaaaataatagtttGATATTATAAcccaaagataaaatattcattaGTGCATCCTGctataaatacataattgaataaatgaagagatgTGAGGTAAGAGACATATTTTCTTTACAGAGGAATTCCAAATGACAAAAGTAGAAGCTTGAGGGGAAATAGAGAATCACCATTAGAATACTATAGTAATCATTATTGTAAGTGAGATCTACTAACGAGTAGGTgaaactttcaggaaaaacagGAAGTTATTTGCATAACTTCAACGAATTTTCCCCTACAATAGTTATTACTCTGGCCATTTTAGCTTACATCTATaaattctttgatactcctcCGTCCACAAAGGGGAGTCAAATTCCCCTCCCCTGGAGTGTGGTCTGGACTTATCACTTCTAATGAGAATAGAGTGGAAAGTGAAAAGTAGTAGCTTTACAGTGATGAGAACCAACAGACACTACGGTAAGCAAATGATTGAGGTTAATATTCCCAGTAATTAGTCATGATATCGTGTACCCCCAGACATGACACAGTGACCAgggcacttcacctctgtggAATTCTTCTCCAGAACCcataacctcagtctaatcaAAGAAGAcctcagacaaacccaaactgcaGGAAGTCTATATAATATCTGACTAGAACTCTTCAAAAACAGTCAGtcatgagaaacaaagaaagacgAAGAAACCATTGTAGATCGGAGGAAATTAAGGAGACATGATTAAATGCAATACATATAATATCctggaatcagaaaaaaagacattagtgGAAAACTGGTGGAATCTGAATGAAGTCTATTGTTTAGTTAACAATATTGCTAATTTCTTAGTTTGGGTAAATGTACCatggttatataagatgttaacattagtgGAAGCTGGGTAAAGGGCTTATGGGAACTCTACTGTCgttgcaactcttctgtaaatctaaaataatttaaaaataagatttttttagcTAGACATTCATGAgtgtgtcattttaaattttaaagaattgatcATCTTAAATTCAAATAACAAAAAGTATCAACTTAGGACTAATTATTGTTAGCCTTTGTATTTGAACATGATTGTCTTTAGTTCCATTCCCCTTATACCTCAGTCTCTTCCCTATATGAATTTATGTAATAAAAGGAACCATGAATGATTCTTACAGATATGTAATTGGAATGCTATTTAAAGtggaaattatttgtatttttaaaatcctttgtgTGGTAGGGTAGTTTGATACTTGACCTGTAATACTCTGTTATAGAGACTATATTGTTATAGCCCTCATGGCACACTAGAAAAAGATTGTATCTCTAGTTCAGGAAGGGCTTGCTATTTTTCACTTAATCTTGTATCTTAACATTATCTTagcgtttttatttttttattttttaaaa
Coding sequences within:
- the RSF1 gene encoding remodeling and spacing factor 1 isoform X4; the encoded protein is MATAAAAAAAMAPPGCPGSCPNFAVVCSFLERYGPLLDLPELPFPELERVLQAPPPDVGHGEVPKELVELHLKLMRKIGKSVTADRWEKYLIKICQEFNSTWAWEMEKKGYLEMSVECKLALLKYLCECQFDDNLKFKNIINEEDADTMRLQPIGRDKDGLMYWYQLDQDHNVRMYIEEQDDQDGSSWKCIVRNRNELAETLALLKAQIDPVLLKNSSQQDNSSQGSPSLEDEETKKEEETPKQEEQKENEKRKNEEQPIDSENHSIPNALEESTVKREKEDEKELVKLPVIVKLEKPLPESEEKKSIKEESDSFKENVKPVKVEVKECRADPKDIKGSMEKLEPERLEFGGNVKSQEITEKSTEETEKLKNDQQAKIPLKKREIKLSDDFDSPMKGPLCKSVTPTKEFLKDEIKQEEETCKRISTITTLGHEGKQLVNGEVSDEKVTSNFKTEQMETKFYDTKEDNYSPAKDKSVIVEGNGAESLNSVITSTKIGDLEKEVVPLGKDAESSISDMETQSQKGQTKETDPPEMETSLETSEMAKDLSLKTALSTTESYTVKGEEKSSKSKDKRPPVLECLEKFEKSKKTFLDKDTQRLSPIPEEVPKNTLESVKLGSPEAAETSSPSHMAGHCEKLASEKEVVECQSTSTVEGQSLEKTDPEILREDSESSKIEMDNLDNVQTSGAEDPSETKGSMQKSKFKYKLIPDEETTASENTEITSERQKEGIKLTIRISSRKKKPDSPPKILEPETKQEKSEKEEEKTNVGRTLRRSPRISRPTAKVAEIRDQKADKKRGEGEDEMEEESAALQKTDKKENLKKMEKDTNSKVSKVKTKGKVRWTGSRTRGRWKYSSNDESEGSDSEKSSAASEEEEEKESEEAILADDDEPCKKCGLPNHPELKAVWCDGESMDQTDLAADPASTTYQILLCDSCDSGYHTACLRPPLMIIPDGEWFCPPCQHKLLCEKLEEQLQDLDVALKKKERAERRKERLVYVGISIENIIPPQEPDFSEEHEEKKKDSKKSKANLLERRSTRTRKCISYRFDEFDEAIDEAIEDDIKEADGGGVGRGKDISTITGHRGKDISTILDEERKENKRPQRAAAARRKKRRRLNDLDSDSNLDEEESEDEFKISDGSQDEFVVSDENPDESEEDPPSNDDSDTDFCSRRLRRHPSRPMRQSRRLRRKTPKKKYSDDDEEEESEENSRDSESDFSDDFSDDYVETRRRRSRRNQKRQINYKEDSESDGSQKSLRRGKEIRRVHKRRLSSSESEENSTTE